In Desulfomonile tiedjei DSM 6799, a genomic segment contains:
- a CDS encoding glutamate synthase-related protein, which translates to MPKKYHIHVHATPNRFPVVGRSGIVDWGEGCLKCAVCVKQRCVYGVYKSRTFSTDILSDTIDELCKSCFRCVQDCPRRLIHKTINPEWEALGDDVYTPQIIAATWEQANTGKIPVSGAGYGGPFSGPGFDSMWTDMSEIVRPTRDGIHGREYISTVVDLGRRPGYLKFGSEGNLFDESQPFIRIPIPLIFDVLPFGDLSPQVWKAVGAAAVELQTLAIVPETVARDLAGFENNLVPLLSDDRFDGEWVKNFRMVEIPDGDKALDRKEALKAIKPNLLVSIRMQALASKEQAARVADYARAGFDLIHFVADERGYEPGVEDGLHIKDVIRSLHSALLSEGIRDEVTVMSSGGVAMAEHVIKSLLCGANVVGVDIPLLIALECRVCRNCREGGECPVDISGIDARWGVQRIINLIGAWHNQLLEMMGAMGIREARRLRGEQGRVLFMEDLERETFGRLFARDNS; encoded by the coding sequence ATGCCCAAAAAGTATCATATACACGTCCATGCCACACCGAATCGATTCCCGGTCGTGGGAAGATCCGGGATAGTCGACTGGGGAGAAGGCTGTCTGAAATGTGCCGTCTGTGTGAAGCAGCGGTGCGTTTACGGTGTGTACAAATCCCGAACGTTTTCAACCGACATATTGTCCGACACCATCGACGAACTGTGCAAGAGCTGTTTTCGATGTGTGCAGGACTGCCCCAGGCGGTTGATTCATAAAACGATCAACCCCGAATGGGAGGCGCTCGGTGATGACGTTTACACGCCTCAGATAATCGCAGCAACCTGGGAACAGGCGAATACCGGCAAAATACCCGTATCCGGCGCAGGGTATGGGGGTCCCTTTTCCGGTCCCGGATTCGATTCCATGTGGACGGACATGAGTGAAATCGTCAGGCCCACACGAGACGGAATTCATGGCCGGGAATACATTTCCACGGTTGTGGACCTGGGAAGAAGACCCGGTTATTTGAAATTCGGCTCTGAAGGGAATCTGTTTGACGAATCACAGCCCTTCATTCGCATTCCCATTCCCCTGATTTTCGATGTCCTCCCCTTTGGAGACCTGTCTCCCCAGGTCTGGAAGGCTGTTGGAGCAGCAGCGGTTGAATTGCAGACGCTTGCAATCGTTCCCGAAACAGTGGCCAGGGATCTGGCGGGCTTTGAGAACAACCTTGTTCCACTGCTTTCCGATGATCGTTTCGATGGAGAATGGGTCAAGAATTTCAGGATGGTCGAAATACCGGACGGAGATAAGGCGCTGGATCGGAAGGAAGCTCTAAAAGCGATCAAGCCGAACCTGCTCGTTTCCATCCGCATGCAGGCTTTGGCATCGAAAGAACAGGCGGCTCGTGTGGCCGACTATGCTCGAGCCGGCTTCGATCTCATCCATTTCGTTGCAGACGAGCGCGGGTATGAGCCGGGCGTCGAGGATGGTCTTCACATCAAGGATGTCATCAGGTCGTTGCATTCGGCACTTCTCAGCGAGGGAATTCGGGACGAGGTCACGGTCATGAGCTCTGGCGGGGTCGCCATGGCCGAGCACGTGATCAAGTCGCTCCTGTGCGGAGCGAACGTTGTCGGCGTAGATATTCCGCTGCTTATAGCGCTTGAATGCCGGGTGTGCCGAAATTGCCGTGAAGGCGGAGAATGCCCGGTGGATATTTCCGGCATCGATGCTCGCTGGGGCGTTCAGAGAATCATCAATCTCATCGGCGCCTGGCACAATCAGCTACTCGAGATGATGGGAGCAATGGGTATTCGCGAGGCGCGGCGGCTGCGAGGCGAACAGGGCCGAGTTCTGTTTATGGAAGATCTCGAACGCGAAACGTTCGGCCGACTCTTTGCGCGAGATAACTCGTAA
- a CDS encoding glutamate synthase-related protein, whose protein sequence is MHYKNIWSEVPPATPILTPSRFGRAIGKYTVMISEACNDCLRCVSVCPEKVFETQGGKIVPPHDHRCLGIECSKKSNRCIANCPVNAIRVNLNPSAEALGDKRWTPDLLMSTWHMAETGELPKNDLEYRTGDSGGGFDKLRFLFPKKLPRRDLDKRNIDTSIDLNRRNDGRLKITIPIPVYGGGMSFGSISQITMLSRIRGFAAWGSFTCTGEGGYPEALYPFDDHIITQVATGLFGVKEETIQRVKIVEFKYAQGAKPGLGGHLLGDKVTEAVARIRETVPGSSLFSPFPFHSVYSVEDHKKHIDWIKAINNRGLVSVKVSTPSDVDMVAVGSYYAGAHIVHLDGSYGGTGAAPDVAKKNIAMPIEYAIPKVHNFLVTEGVRDQITLIVSGGLRTAYDIAKAIALGADGVVTGTSDLVALECIRCHNCESGRGCARGIATTDSELVGLMELAWGTQRIINMLHCWKNQLQEILFRFGMSSIRELVGRTDLLAHLDYNSDVPDDDIRQPLA, encoded by the coding sequence ATGCATTACAAGAATATCTGGAGCGAAGTTCCTCCAGCAACGCCGATTCTGACTCCTTCACGATTCGGACGTGCAATCGGTAAATACACGGTCATGATCAGCGAGGCGTGCAATGACTGCCTCCGGTGCGTTTCGGTGTGCCCCGAAAAGGTGTTTGAAACACAGGGTGGAAAGATTGTTCCTCCTCACGATCACCGCTGTCTCGGGATCGAGTGTTCCAAAAAATCAAATCGCTGTATTGCGAATTGTCCGGTAAACGCCATCCGGGTGAACCTGAATCCGAGTGCCGAGGCTCTGGGTGATAAACGCTGGACTCCGGACCTTCTCATGAGCACTTGGCACATGGCGGAAACCGGGGAACTCCCCAAGAACGACCTGGAGTACAGAACCGGCGATTCAGGCGGAGGGTTCGACAAACTTCGCTTCCTTTTTCCCAAGAAGCTTCCCAGGCGTGATCTGGATAAACGGAATATCGATACATCCATCGATTTGAACCGCCGCAATGACGGCCGTCTCAAGATCACCATCCCGATTCCCGTGTACGGTGGCGGCATGTCCTTCGGATCTATCAGTCAGATCACCATGTTGAGCCGAATTCGAGGATTCGCTGCATGGGGATCTTTCACCTGTACGGGTGAAGGCGGATATCCGGAAGCATTGTATCCTTTTGACGATCACATTATCACTCAGGTGGCTACGGGCCTTTTCGGCGTCAAAGAAGAGACGATACAGCGGGTAAAGATTGTAGAATTCAAATACGCTCAGGGCGCAAAGCCCGGTTTGGGCGGTCATTTGCTTGGCGACAAAGTCACCGAGGCCGTGGCTCGTATCCGTGAGACCGTGCCAGGGTCCTCATTGTTCAGCCCGTTTCCCTTCCATTCCGTGTACTCGGTTGAGGATCATAAGAAACACATTGACTGGATAAAGGCGATAAACAATCGCGGCCTGGTCTCGGTCAAGGTGTCCACTCCTTCGGACGTGGACATGGTCGCAGTGGGTTCCTACTACGCAGGGGCTCACATAGTGCATCTGGACGGTTCGTACGGCGGAACCGGAGCAGCTCCGGATGTGGCAAAGAAGAACATTGCCATGCCCATCGAGTACGCTATCCCCAAAGTCCACAATTTTCTCGTTACGGAAGGGGTTCGGGATCAGATTACGTTGATCGTCTCAGGCGGCCTTCGTACTGCGTACGACATTGCCAAAGCAATAGCGCTTGGAGCGGATGGTGTTGTCACAGGGACTTCAGATCTGGTGGCTCTGGAGTGTATCCGGTGCCATAACTGCGAGAGCGGTAGAGGCTGCGCCAGAGGCATAGCCACAACCGACTCGGAGCTGGTGGGATTGATGGAACTCGCGTGGGGAACCCAGAGAATCATCAACATGCTGCATTGCTGGAAAAACCAGCTTCAAGAAATTCTGTTCCGCTTCGGAATGTCCAGCATTAGAGAACTGGTGGGACGCACTGATTTACTGGCCCATCTTGATTACAACTCGGATGTGCCGGATGACGATATCCGGCAGCCGCTCGCATGA
- a CDS encoding glutamate synthase subunit alpha translates to MKYDGSFAEKILATRIREFGRVDFSTNLKREDEGGCGVTGFACNIPVAGKHIFEPSIRMHNRGNGKGGGIAAVGFRPEMLGVTREVLDSHYMLNVALLEPNCLPFLKEQFVTPFFNVAKEEVIDRMADWRDLEGLEVKPPDVWRAFVRVKPEILKDFVQKNGFEKMPARWAEDEFVSRNSIHLNRRFYSSLGEKQAFVLSHGRNVMILKIVGYAENVVRYYKLDDFEAHVWIAHQRYPTRGRVWHPGGAHPFTGLNEALVHNGDFANYHATCDYLKQRGLEPQFMTDTEVSVMLFDLWNRVYGYPLEVIIEALAPTGELDFDLLSPEKQALYDQVQQTHIHASPDGPWFFIIARNIPESQTFQLLGITDTSMLRPQVFALYDGEVQVGLICSEKQAIDATLRSLAESDPRFSTIADKYWNARGGSRSDGGAFMFNVTPDGNGSNQLSCYDKFGRKVEIESRKPMDVTLPVTKPNDFESEIQPLLNDTFSDKTGRKTFELFQDRAVHLDYNTLRYAIRNLGRTARKQKHLFQTIINAFTLMIDRKFPLGDKKRSALVRMVTEELNDTFRSLPMITEPMSIGNYVLVNAETGKNLRPPLAVERALVIDAKDFEPEGDECDAVMIADAYRLGWRKFIVFDLRGQRFHGSGFGSTTAGVRMDLYGASGDYMASGIDGMEIHVHGNGQDQLGQIMKSGQLVVHGDVGQCFMYGAKGGTTFVLGNAAGRPLINAAGHPRVVINGTALDFLAESFMAGDPLKGGGFVIVNGLTMDEDGNIIFRNRPYPGSNLFSLASGGALYMRDPNRMIVEEQLNGGALSELSDADWNLIYPYLLENEKHFGIKVEELLTVDGVVRSPKEVYRKIEAVPLAVLSKIPSTDDSVWAANPLAP, encoded by the coding sequence ATGAAGTACGACGGGTCTTTTGCTGAAAAAATACTTGCCACCCGAATACGAGAATTCGGACGAGTCGATTTCTCCACGAATCTCAAGCGTGAGGACGAAGGCGGCTGCGGTGTCACCGGTTTCGCATGCAATATTCCTGTTGCGGGAAAACATATCTTCGAACCTTCCATACGCATGCACAACCGCGGAAACGGAAAAGGCGGCGGTATAGCCGCTGTCGGTTTCAGGCCGGAAATGCTCGGTGTTACGCGGGAAGTGCTGGATTCCCATTATATGCTGAATGTTGCACTGCTCGAGCCTAATTGCCTTCCCTTCCTGAAAGAGCAGTTTGTTACACCGTTTTTCAATGTGGCCAAGGAAGAGGTCATTGATCGTATGGCCGACTGGCGGGATCTTGAAGGCCTCGAGGTAAAACCGCCTGACGTCTGGCGAGCTTTCGTACGAGTCAAACCGGAAATCCTGAAGGATTTTGTGCAGAAAAACGGATTCGAGAAGATGCCCGCGCGCTGGGCTGAAGATGAGTTTGTCAGCCGCAATTCCATTCATCTGAATCGCAGGTTTTACAGCTCGCTTGGAGAAAAGCAGGCGTTCGTGCTTTCCCATGGCAGAAACGTGATGATCCTCAAGATAGTCGGATACGCGGAAAACGTGGTCCGATACTATAAGCTTGACGATTTTGAGGCTCACGTGTGGATCGCCCATCAGCGCTATCCTACTCGAGGTCGCGTATGGCACCCCGGCGGCGCTCATCCGTTCACCGGTTTGAATGAAGCGCTGGTACATAACGGGGATTTCGCGAATTATCACGCCACCTGCGATTATCTGAAGCAACGAGGGCTCGAACCGCAGTTCATGACCGACACGGAAGTCAGTGTTATGCTGTTCGACCTTTGGAACAGAGTATACGGCTACCCTCTCGAAGTTATAATCGAAGCACTTGCACCTACGGGAGAATTGGACTTCGACCTGCTCTCCCCCGAGAAACAGGCACTTTACGACCAAGTTCAGCAGACCCATATCCATGCCTCCCCGGACGGCCCCTGGTTTTTCATTATTGCCCGGAATATCCCGGAGTCCCAGACGTTTCAGTTGCTCGGCATAACGGATACCTCGATGCTGAGGCCGCAGGTTTTTGCATTGTATGACGGCGAAGTCCAGGTCGGTCTCATCTGTTCCGAAAAACAGGCTATTGACGCGACACTGCGTTCGTTGGCGGAATCCGATCCTCGCTTCAGCACGATTGCCGACAAATACTGGAATGCTCGCGGCGGGTCGCGTTCCGACGGTGGAGCCTTCATGTTCAACGTGACGCCTGACGGCAATGGAAGCAACCAGCTTTCCTGCTATGACAAATTCGGGCGAAAGGTCGAGATCGAGAGCCGGAAGCCCATGGATGTCACCCTGCCCGTCACCAAGCCCAACGACTTCGAGTCCGAAATCCAACCATTGCTGAATGATACGTTTTCGGACAAGACCGGGAGGAAGACATTCGAGCTCTTTCAGGACCGGGCAGTGCACTTGGATTACAATACCCTGCGGTACGCGATCAGGAATCTCGGACGAACGGCCCGCAAGCAAAAGCACTTGTTCCAGACCATCATCAATGCATTCACGTTGATGATAGACCGAAAATTCCCGCTTGGAGACAAGAAACGATCCGCTCTGGTGAGGATGGTCACCGAGGAGTTGAACGACACTTTCAGGTCGCTCCCCATGATCACCGAACCCATGAGCATCGGGAACTACGTGCTGGTGAACGCGGAAACCGGAAAGAATTTGCGGCCCCCTCTCGCGGTGGAACGTGCTCTGGTCATCGATGCCAAGGATTTCGAGCCTGAAGGCGACGAATGTGACGCTGTTATGATTGCGGATGCATATCGTCTCGGTTGGAGGAAATTCATCGTTTTCGATCTTCGCGGCCAAAGGTTCCACGGGTCGGGCTTCGGTTCGACTACCGCAGGCGTGCGGATGGATCTGTATGGAGCATCCGGAGATTACATGGCCAGCGGGATCGATGGCATGGAAATCCATGTGCACGGGAACGGGCAGGACCAGTTGGGTCAGATCATGAAGAGCGGACAGCTCGTGGTTCACGGCGATGTGGGCCAGTGTTTCATGTATGGCGCCAAAGGCGGCACCACCTTCGTGTTGGGTAACGCTGCAGGACGTCCTCTGATCAATGCTGCGGGACACCCGAGAGTCGTGATCAACGGGACTGCACTGGACTTTCTTGCAGAAAGCTTTATGGCTGGAGATCCCTTGAAAGGAGGCGGCTTCGTCATCGTGAACGGTCTTACCATGGATGAAGACGGAAATATCATTTTCCGGAACAGACCGTATCCGGGATCGAACCTTTTTTCACTCGCTTCCGGCGGTGCACTCTACATGCGGGATCCCAACCGGATGATCGTGGAAGAACAGCTCAACGGCGGTGCTTTATCGGAGCTTTCCGATGCGGACTGGAACCTGATCTATCCGTACCTGCTGGAAAATGAAAAGCATTTCGGCATCAAGGTGGAAGAACTCCTGACTGTCGATGGAGTCGTCAGAAGTCCCAAGGAAGTGTATCGCAAAATCGAAGCAGTGCCTCTGGCGGTCCTCAGTAAGATCCCCAGCACAGACGATTCAGTCTGGGCGGCAAATCCTCTCGCACCGTAG
- a CDS encoding IS110 family transposase — MHEEVFVGIDISKDQLDAHVLPKGMHTTVKNDTQGIDSLIEILHAETPMVIVMEATGGYEITVAAQLGLAGLPIAVVNPGQVRDFAKGIGKLAKTDAIDAYVLARFAQTVRPIPKPLPTEDEKQIKELVTRRKQLVDLRASEKNRLHRARSNRVQRSIQTVIAALDKEIEDIDKDVDDLIRKSPLWRETEELLRTFKGVGPITARVLMAKLPELGHVSRHEISRLVGLAPLNKDSGKKKGKREISGGRADVRSTLYMAAVAAITSNVVIKPFYQRLIEAGKPFKVAITACMRKMIVILNAMLKKNSLSR; from the coding sequence ATGCATGAAGAAGTTTTTGTTGGCATAGATATCTCTAAAGATCAGTTGGATGCGCATGTGCTGCCAAAAGGCATGCACACCACCGTCAAGAATGACACTCAAGGCATCGACTCGCTGATTGAGATCCTCCACGCAGAGACCCCCATGGTAATCGTGATGGAAGCCACCGGAGGCTACGAGATAACCGTTGCGGCCCAGTTAGGTCTCGCCGGCCTGCCGATCGCTGTCGTCAACCCTGGTCAGGTGCGGGACTTTGCTAAAGGCATCGGAAAACTCGCCAAGACAGACGCCATCGATGCTTATGTGCTGGCACGCTTTGCCCAAACGGTTAGGCCCATACCGAAGCCGCTGCCAACGGAGGACGAAAAGCAAATCAAGGAACTCGTAACACGTCGAAAGCAGCTTGTTGATTTGCGTGCATCAGAAAAGAATCGCCTCCATCGAGCCCGTTCCAATCGCGTGCAGCGCAGCATTCAAACGGTCATAGCAGCCCTAGATAAGGAAATCGAAGACATCGATAAAGATGTCGATGACCTTATCAGGAAATCGCCTCTGTGGCGTGAAACAGAGGAACTCCTCCGAACCTTCAAAGGCGTGGGCCCCATAACTGCCAGAGTGCTCATGGCAAAACTGCCCGAACTGGGACATGTCAGCCGTCATGAAATCAGTCGCCTCGTCGGCCTGGCGCCTCTCAACAAAGACAGCGGAAAGAAGAAAGGCAAGCGCGAGATTTCGGGTGGACGGGCGGATGTACGCTCAACCCTGTATATGGCTGCAGTCGCGGCCATAACGTCCAATGTAGTCATCAAGCCTTTCTATCAACGCCTCATTGAGGCTGGAAAACCTTTCAAGGTTGCCATCACGGCTTGTATGCGTAAGATGATCGTCATCCTAAACGCAATGCTCAAGAAAAACAGCCTTTCCAGGTAG
- a CDS encoding 3-hydroxyacyl-CoA dehydrogenase NAD-binding domain-containing protein, with product MAEAPTLFYVTAYNSRVGKIAIVTMDNGEDYKKPNTFDEKALASLHEAVSKIEADKEYKGMMLCGKHYIFAAGADLMQVPFINTFEQGRQIGAAGHAAMKRIMDLKIPTLAAINGAALGGGLEISLYCDYRTVSKAVPAIAFPECFLGLIPGWGGSSLVPRLIGPEKALELIVYNPMNQNRMIDGSKAFQMGLADRLFESVEFFDESLAFLENLIDGKEKVERVQPDFSRLQTHIDSAKNFLDFKVHGAAPAPYRALQLIQQACDLSRSIDECFAEEDKALGDLIKSRQCKAGVYSFDLVQRRAKKPAGKPADVKARPIKKIGVIGAGLMASQLALLFLRRYGVPVVMKDIKQEFLDKGLGYVKGELQALVSKGKLTQAKADHLFHILIGTLDWDQFADCDFVIEAVFEEMNIKQDVFAQAEAVISPTCILATNTSSLSLTEMASKLEHPERVVGFHFFNPVAILPLLEIIKGEKTDDVTLATAFECAKKIGKTAILVKDSPAFLVNRLLTKLMSDCFEMVDEGATFDQVDEAALSLGLPMAPFDLLGLVGPAVACHVLETCHKSWPERFPVNEHLKNLVNAKLPAVFRGMGPGRQIDPKAAEIWADRGDKEFVKEEILDRLLTNLTMEIDMILKEKVVSDPKDIDTAMIMGAGWPFFNGGITLYLDVVGYTPKVLQKVFFTF from the coding sequence ATGGCTGAGGCACCGACTTTGTTTTATGTGACGGCATATAATTCCCGTGTGGGGAAAATCGCCATTGTCACTATGGACAACGGCGAAGACTATAAAAAGCCCAATACTTTCGATGAAAAAGCCCTCGCCTCGTTACATGAGGCGGTTAGTAAGATTGAAGCAGACAAAGAATACAAAGGCATGATGCTCTGCGGTAAGCATTATATTTTTGCCGCCGGTGCAGATCTCATGCAGGTACCGTTCATCAACACGTTCGAGCAGGGGCGCCAGATCGGCGCAGCGGGACATGCTGCAATGAAACGGATCATGGATCTCAAGATCCCGACTCTTGCGGCAATCAACGGGGCAGCGTTGGGCGGCGGTCTGGAAATATCGCTCTATTGTGATTACCGGACTGTCTCGAAGGCAGTGCCCGCAATAGCATTTCCGGAATGTTTTCTCGGCCTCATTCCCGGATGGGGTGGATCGAGCCTGGTTCCACGGCTGATCGGCCCGGAAAAGGCGCTTGAACTGATTGTGTACAATCCCATGAACCAGAACCGCATGATTGATGGTTCAAAAGCTTTTCAGATGGGGCTTGCGGACAGGCTGTTCGAGTCGGTCGAGTTCTTCGATGAATCTCTCGCGTTTCTCGAGAACCTCATAGATGGGAAAGAGAAAGTGGAAAGAGTGCAGCCGGATTTCTCCAGGCTGCAGACTCACATCGATTCGGCCAAGAACTTCCTGGACTTCAAAGTTCATGGAGCGGCCCCTGCTCCATATCGCGCACTTCAGTTGATTCAGCAGGCATGCGATCTGTCCAGGAGCATCGACGAATGCTTCGCGGAAGAAGACAAAGCCCTGGGAGATTTGATCAAGTCACGCCAATGTAAGGCAGGCGTTTACAGCTTCGATCTGGTGCAGCGTCGAGCCAAAAAACCAGCAGGAAAACCCGCAGATGTGAAAGCCAGGCCCATAAAGAAGATCGGCGTCATAGGCGCTGGTCTCATGGCATCTCAGTTGGCGCTTCTGTTCCTGCGTCGCTACGGTGTGCCGGTTGTCATGAAGGATATTAAACAGGAATTCCTGGACAAAGGGCTCGGGTACGTCAAAGGCGAGCTTCAGGCGCTTGTGAGCAAAGGCAAACTCACCCAGGCCAAAGCGGATCATCTCTTTCATATTCTTATCGGAACCCTCGACTGGGATCAGTTTGCGGACTGTGACTTCGTCATCGAGGCAGTGTTCGAGGAAATGAACATCAAACAGGACGTATTTGCGCAGGCTGAGGCAGTGATATCTCCCACCTGCATCCTTGCGACGAATACTTCCAGCCTTTCTCTGACCGAGATGGCATCCAAACTGGAGCACCCGGAACGAGTCGTAGGATTCCATTTCTTCAATCCCGTGGCGATATTGCCGCTTTTGGAAATTATCAAAGGCGAGAAAACTGATGACGTGACATTGGCAACAGCTTTCGAGTGCGCCAAGAAAATAGGGAAGACCGCTATCCTCGTGAAGGATTCACCGGCTTTCCTCGTGAACCGTCTGCTGACAAAGCTCATGAGTGACTGTTTCGAGATGGTGGATGAAGGCGCTACTTTCGATCAGGTAGATGAAGCGGCCCTGTCTCTCGGTTTACCCATGGCTCCATTCGACCTTCTCGGACTGGTCGGCCCGGCAGTTGCTTGTCATGTTCTGGAAACCTGCCACAAGTCCTGGCCCGAGAGATTTCCCGTTAACGAGCACTTGAAAAACCTGGTAAATGCAAAATTGCCCGCAGTCTTCCGCGGCATGGGGCCGGGTAGACAGATCGATCCGAAAGCTGCGGAAATCTGGGCTGACAGAGGTGACAAGGAGTTCGTGAAAGAGGAGATCCTGGACCGGCTTCTCACCAATCTGACCATGGAAATAGACATGATCCTCAAGGAAAAGGTCGTGTCCGATCCCAAAGACATCGATACCGCGATGATCATGGGCGCAGGATGGCCCTTCTTCAATGGCGGAATCACCCTGTATCTCGACGTTGTAGGCTATACGCCGAAGGTGCTCCAGAAAGTGTTCTTTACTTTCTAA
- a CDS encoding thiolase family protein has product MKARKVVLVDAIRTAFGRAGEKGVFWNTRADDMVVKVIRELMRRNPTIDPEMIDENAWGVFCQEKDQGLTLGRTSVILAGLPVTTAGYSIDRMCAGGMSAITTAASAVALGAADVVIAGGVEHMGHHPMGATADPNPRFLTDKLVDQSAMSMGETAENLHDMFPEITKEMADEYSLHCQARANRAIQSGKIGEMIVPMTVYTKSGWTVADKDEQPRPETTIEGLAKLKTPFRVMGKVTAGNSSGLNDGAAGCILMAKEKAEELGIEPKMELKAFAYAGVKPEIMGIGPIPATHKALKVAGLTIDDIGLIELNEAFAVQAVAFMKEFGLQFPEDPKLNIYGGAIAFGHPLASSGVRLACHLMHGFAEHPEAKYGLTTMCVGLGQGGTVIWKNLQRNGKDKEEHEHKDHDKEEPKEKEKKKKKD; this is encoded by the coding sequence ATGAAAGCAAGAAAAGTAGTCTTGGTTGATGCAATAAGAACGGCTTTCGGCCGCGCTGGAGAAAAAGGTGTGTTCTGGAACACCCGGGCCGATGACATGGTGGTCAAGGTCATACGGGAGTTGATGCGCCGAAATCCCACAATCGACCCTGAAATGATTGATGAAAATGCATGGGGCGTATTCTGCCAGGAAAAAGATCAGGGCCTTACTCTTGGTCGTACCTCGGTCATCCTTGCGGGATTGCCGGTCACTACAGCCGGTTACTCTATTGACCGAATGTGTGCAGGCGGTATGAGCGCCATCACTACAGCGGCATCCGCTGTTGCTCTCGGAGCGGCGGACGTGGTCATTGCAGGCGGAGTCGAACACATGGGACATCATCCCATGGGAGCAACTGCCGATCCCAATCCCCGGTTCCTCACGGATAAACTCGTTGACCAAAGCGCCATGAGCATGGGAGAAACCGCAGAAAACCTGCATGACATGTTCCCTGAAATTACCAAGGAAATGGCCGATGAGTACTCCCTCCATTGCCAGGCACGGGCGAATAGGGCGATCCAGTCAGGCAAAATCGGTGAAATGATCGTTCCCATGACCGTTTATACGAAATCCGGCTGGACAGTTGCAGACAAAGACGAGCAGCCGAGACCGGAAACGACTATAGAAGGACTCGCCAAACTGAAGACTCCTTTCCGAGTGATGGGCAAGGTAACTGCCGGCAATTCTTCCGGCCTGAATGACGGTGCCGCGGGATGTATCCTTATGGCGAAGGAAAAGGCGGAAGAGCTCGGAATCGAGCCGAAGATGGAGCTCAAAGCCTTCGCATATGCCGGTGTAAAGCCGGAGATCATGGGTATCGGTCCGATTCCTGCGACGCACAAGGCGCTGAAGGTCGCCGGTCTTACCATCGACGACATCGGTCTTATCGAACTGAACGAAGCCTTCGCTGTCCAAGCGGTGGCATTCATGAAAGAATTCGGATTGCAGTTCCCTGAAGATCCGAAGCTCAATATTTATGGTGGAGCGATAGCATTCGGCCATCCTCTGGCTTCTTCGGGAGTCCGGCTTGCTTGTCACCTGATGCACGGGTTTGCCGAGCATCCCGAAGCGAAGTACGGCCTCACCACGATGTGCGTCGGTCTTGGCCAGGGCGGAACGGTTATTTGGAAGAACCTGCAACGTAATGGCAAAGACAAGGAAGAACACGAACATAAGGACCACGACAAAGAGGAACCCAAAGAAAAAGAGAAAAAGAAGAAAAAAGACTGA